TTGCAGCGAACACAGGGCAATGTAACCCAGGCAGCGCAACAATGCGGAATTGGCCGACAGTATTTCCAGTTGCGCATGTCTGAACACGGTCTAAAGTCGGCATCTTACAAACAAAAATAATACCTCACGGTGTACTAAAAAACGTCAATGGAAAAACCCATTGACGTTTTTCTTTGCAGGACGTTTCTTGAGCGTATCATGCAATACATCGCCGACATACACCTGCACTCGCGTTTTGCCCGCGCAACCAGCAAAACCCTGAACCCCGAAAACCTGTATCGGTGGAGTCTCATCAAAGGTCTGACCGTGGTGGGCACTGGAGATTTCACCCATCCGGTATGGTTTGACGAACTGCGCGACCAACTCGAACCCGCCGAAGAAGGGCTATATCAATTGCGCGCAGACCTCAGGCGGGGCATCGACGCCGAATTGCCCCAAGCCTGTCGCGGACAAATGCGGTTTGTACTCTCGGTCGAAATCAGTCTCATCTACAAAAAAAATGACAAAACGAGAAAAATACAT
This genomic interval from Gemmatimonadota bacterium contains the following:
- a CDS encoding DNA helicase, encoding MQYIADIHLHSRFARATSKTLNPENLYRWSLIKGLTVVGTGDFTHPVWFDELRDQLEPAEEGLYQLRADLRRGIDAELPQACRGQMRFVLSVEISLIYKKNDKTRKIHHVVTMPSFDAAARLNARLGAIGNLKSDGRPILGLDSRDLVEICLEACDEVLFIPAHIWTPHFAVLGASSGFGPLEECFYVMLPP